In Ignavibacteriales bacterium, a single window of DNA contains:
- the alaS gene encoding alanine--tRNA ligase translates to MTSKEIRNSFIKYFEERGHKIVLSAPVIPHDDPTLLFTNAGMNQFKDVFLGTGKREYNRAADTQKCIRVSGKHNDLEEVGRDTYHHTFFEMLGNWSFGDYYKKEAIEWAWDLLTRVWGLDKKRLYATVYESDDEAEELWKKVTDIDPSHVLRFGRKDNFWEMGETGPCGPCSEVHIDLTDDYSGGKLVNAGDARVMEIWNLVFMQYNRDDKGTLTPLPAKHVDTGMGFERICAVMQGKKSNYDTDVFMPIINRISEIAGQPYKAQLNNPLDIAMRVVADHARMLSFSIADGGIPSNEGRGYVMRRILRRGARFGRTLGLHEPFIYKVVEAVVKSMGEQFPEIKEKQNHIERVIKGEEESFNQTLDRGLEIFERVIIEIGHSKTFPGEDAFKLYDTFGFPLDLTEMMASEKGLKVDIGMFTELMEEQRSRARLAKTIDEVSHERYFATDKKSKFVGYDKMETNATVLEIKPAQEGKIHTLDYLILDETPFYTESGGQVGDIGYIEFPDKKKKTIIRKVFKVGDAIVHEIGRSDGVLPGMKARIWLDDTARPHTMRNHTATHLLHEALRLVLGDHLQQQGSLVEPKRLRFDFNHFEKISPDQIRKIEEIVNEKIEQALPVTALNDPNEWLTIEEAKRQFPKLKMFFGEKYGDKVRVVAVDDFCAELCGGTHVKNTKDIQLFKIVSEASIASGIRRIEAVTGDGLKIYLQERLDKIGEMNAHIEKMIIEKEELEKQLGQFTNLESTARPLLGEISLPEIITSKVIDEVEGTIKEREETIEVVSKSTIDLKKELSKYRVKEVSSGIDSMIAGAELIDNIRIVVQKVKVQSVEELQSLGDALRSKLGSGIGLVATVMNEKISLVCVVTDDLIKDKKLQAGKIVGDVAKLVGGGGGGRPHLATAGGKDVSKLDEALSQVSTIVKNYLK, encoded by the coding sequence ATGACATCAAAAGAAATAAGAAATAGTTTTATAAAATATTTTGAAGAACGTGGACATAAAATTGTTTTAAGTGCTCCGGTTATTCCTCACGACGATCCGACGTTGTTATTCACAAATGCCGGAATGAATCAATTCAAAGATGTATTCCTCGGAACAGGAAAAAGAGAATATAACCGTGCAGCTGATACTCAGAAGTGCATCCGTGTAAGCGGAAAGCATAATGATCTTGAAGAAGTTGGAAGAGATACATATCATCATACATTTTTTGAAATGCTGGGTAACTGGTCATTTGGTGATTATTATAAAAAGGAAGCCATTGAGTGGGCGTGGGATTTATTGACAAGAGTTTGGGGATTGGATAAAAAACGATTATACGCAACTGTCTATGAATCAGACGATGAAGCTGAAGAGTTATGGAAGAAAGTCACCGATATCGATCCATCGCATGTTTTGCGATTCGGCAGGAAAGATAATTTTTGGGAGATGGGTGAGACTGGTCCTTGCGGGCCATGTTCGGAAGTTCATATTGACTTGACAGATGATTATTCAGGCGGGAAACTCGTCAATGCCGGCGATGCGCGAGTGATGGAAATATGGAATCTTGTTTTCATGCAATACAATCGTGATGATAAGGGAACGCTTACTCCACTTCCGGCAAAGCATGTTGATACAGGTATGGGTTTTGAAAGAATTTGTGCCGTGATGCAGGGAAAGAAATCTAATTACGACACTGATGTTTTCATGCCGATCATAAACCGGATTTCCGAGATTGCAGGTCAGCCATACAAAGCACAGCTTAACAATCCGCTCGATATCGCCATGCGCGTTGTGGCTGATCACGCTCGCATGCTTTCGTTTTCAATTGCCGACGGTGGAATTCCTTCCAACGAAGGACGTGGTTATGTTATGCGTCGCATACTCCGCCGCGGTGCCCGATTCGGTCGGACACTCGGATTGCACGAGCCGTTTATTTACAAAGTTGTAGAAGCAGTTGTAAAATCGATGGGAGAACAATTCCCTGAAATAAAAGAAAAGCAAAATCATATTGAACGAGTAATAAAGGGTGAAGAGGAAAGTTTTAATCAAACGCTCGACCGTGGGTTGGAAATATTTGAGAGAGTAATTATAGAGATTGGTCACTCTAAAACATTTCCGGGTGAAGATGCTTTTAAGTTATATGACACATTTGGTTTCCCGCTTGACTTGACAGAGATGATGGCGTCTGAAAAAGGATTAAAAGTAGACATCGGAATGTTCACTGAGTTGATGGAGGAACAAAGATCTCGAGCAAGATTAGCGAAAACTATAGACGAAGTATCTCATGAGAGATATTTTGCTACAGATAAAAAATCAAAATTTGTCGGTTATGACAAAATGGAAACAAATGCGACGGTATTAGAGATAAAACCTGCTCAAGAGGGAAAAATTCATACGTTAGATTATCTTATCCTTGATGAAACTCCTTTTTATACAGAATCCGGCGGTCAAGTAGGTGATATAGGCTATATTGAGTTCCCAGATAAGAAAAAGAAAACAATAATACGGAAAGTGTTCAAAGTAGGTGATGCGATTGTGCACGAAATAGGACGAAGCGATGGTGTGTTACCAGGGATGAAAGCCCGTATATGGTTAGATGATACCGCCAGACCACATACTATGCGTAATCACACCGCAACACATCTTCTGCACGAAGCTTTGCGATTAGTACTTGGTGATCACCTTCAACAGCAGGGTTCACTTGTAGAACCGAAGCGATTGCGTTTCGACTTTAATCATTTTGAAAAAATCTCTCCGGATCAAATTCGAAAGATCGAAGAAATCGTCAATGAAAAAATTGAACAAGCGCTTCCCGTTACAGCACTCAACGATCCGAATGAATGGCTGACAATCGAAGAAGCAAAGCGTCAATTTCCAAAGTTAAAAATGTTCTTTGGAGAAAAGTACGGTGATAAAGTTCGCGTTGTAGCTGTAGATGATTTTTGTGCCGAGCTTTGCGGCGGTACGCATGTTAAGAACACAAAAGATATACAATTATTCAAGATTGTTTCAGAGGCAAGCATTGCGAGCGGAATTCGAAGGATTGAGGCGGTTACGGGTGATGGATTGAAAATTTATTTACAGGAACGTCTTGATAAAATAGGAGAGATGAACGCTCATATAGAAAAAATGATTATCGAAAAAGAAGAACTTGAAAAGCAGCTTGGACAGTTTACAAATCTAGAATCCACTGCACGACCATTGCTCGGAGAGATTTCTCTTCCTGAAATAATCACTTCAAAGGTTATCGATGAAGTTGAAGGAACAATCAAAGAGCGAGAAGAGACGATTGAAGTAGTTTCGAAGTCAACCATCGATCTGAAAAAGGAACTTAGCAAATATCGTGTAAAAGAGGTATCTTCAGGAATCGATTCTATGATTGCTGGTGCTGAGCTAATTGACAACATCAGGATTGTTGTTCAAAAAGTGAAAGTTCAGAGTGTAGAAGAATTGCAAAGCTTAGGTGATGCGCTGCGTTCAAAACTCGGTTCAGGAATTGGATTGGTAGCAACCGTGATGAACGAGAAAATATCTTTAGTGTGCGTTGTAACAGATGATCTAATCAAGGATAAAAAATTGCAAGCAGGCAAGATTGTCGGTGATGTAGCAAAACTCGTTGGCGGCGGCGGCGGCGGTCGTCCGCATCTTGCAACCGCAGGCGGGAAAGATGTTTCTAAATTAGATGAAGCACTTAGTCAAGTTAGTACGATTGTCAAGAATTATTTGAAATAA
- a CDS encoding DUF3467 domain-containing protein yields MAQQNQPQQQISIELGEKEAEGIYSNLAIITHSPAEFVIDFTRVLPGVPKAKVHARIITTPQHAKLLLNALRDNIDKFEKAFGEIKLQGDPSPSGFGFQPPTTGDKVH; encoded by the coding sequence ATGGCTCAACAAAATCAACCGCAACAGCAGATAAGCATAGAACTTGGCGAGAAAGAAGCTGAGGGAATATATTCTAACCTCGCAATCATAACACACTCCCCTGCCGAATTTGTCATCGACTTCACTCGCGTATTACCCGGTGTACCGAAAGCGAAAGTGCATGCCCGCATAATTACAACGCCGCAGCATGCAAAGTTATTATTGAACGCTTTACGCGACAATATAGATAAGTTTGAAAAAGCTTTCGGCGAAATAAAATTGCAGGGCGACCCATCGCCAAGCGGTTTCGGTTTCCAGCCGCCAACTACAGGCGACAAGGTACATTAA
- a CDS encoding ATP-dependent Clp protease adaptor ClpS: protein MAGANPLVEHEELKGIEEEIQPPAKVVLFNDEVHTFDEVIVQIMRATGCDLSKAEALTWEVHNSGKAIVFVGELLKCTQVSSILEEIELMTQIEL, encoded by the coding sequence ATGGCAGGAGCCAATCCATTAGTAGAACACGAAGAATTAAAAGGTATTGAAGAAGAAATTCAGCCACCGGCGAAGGTTGTTTTATTCAATGATGAGGTTCATACATTCGACGAGGTCATAGTTCAGATAATGCGTGCAACAGGTTGCGATTTATCAAAGGCGGAAGCGTTAACCTGGGAAGTGCATAATTCTGGTAAAGCCATAGTGTTTGTTGGAGAATTATTGAAGTGCACTCAAGTAAGTTCAATACTTGAAGAGATCGAATTGATGACGCAAATAGAACTATGA
- a CDS encoding T9SS type A sorting domain-containing protein: protein MPKRIIQFLITLSFFILPFVEIVKEEKQCPLEHNEKSGFTGAMKSFEWWYAQRALPGEMIPQKAFQKGVQQIQQFRQLNKLSPRSVNSIEPWKALGPYNIGGRILALAIDPRNSNIIWAGSASGGLWKSTQGGIGSGAWSYINTGFNTLSVSAVALNPLNPDVMFIGTGEISLYFRPLIGTPGARASYGMGILKSTDAGISWNQTGLTWIFPEITAVQKIVINPLNPNTIFAATSEGVFKSVNAGSSWIRSDTILMAMDLVMSPADTNHLIVSHGNLNSSPNPGLYKTTNGGSSWFQLTNGLPAVNFGRTSLSYAPSNSSIIYAGISNASTGSILGLYKSTDNGNSWSLKSTVNFVGSQGWYDNVISVHPNNPDSIYCAGLDIYLSTNGGGMLSNISTYVVHVDHHAIAFDPFNPRVVYYGTDGGIFKTSDGGASFLSCNYGLQTTQFYPGFANSPQDSNIAIGGLQDNGTLKYWGSPYWFDIFYNDGGWCGIDPTDKNIMYFEYQYLNLYKSTQGGSAAFPIVNGLAYGSNNANFIAPFIIAPSSPNILYAGSRNVYKTVNAGTNWFASNGQATLNGTNIACIGVSPVNADYVIAGTGTGALGATPRFEIFSSSNGGSAWTNVTKRLNGTDSLPNRYPTDIEFDPSDNCTAYLTYSGYGTPHIFKTTDLGIVWKNISGNLPDIPHQAIFVDPEAPENLYVGTDLGVFHSSDDGVTWEEYNDGMPPAMVLDLTISKANNKLRASTFGNGVYERSMIRQPKLSLTYPNSGEIFAGGFAESITWKQRFLEQVKLEFSSNNGINWTLIADNIPAQQQSFSWTPPDTSTTEALIRIVDMDSGLLIDSSDMPFSIIINPDYFKGWNLVSLNLSVADPRAETVFPTAVSKPFSFNNSYVLSDSLFNGLGYWIKFSEPQFVSITGDSILSDTIDLKVGWNLIGSISRNVPITDIQQIPDSIVTSRYYGYKSSYSATDTLKPRYGYWVKSKSEGKLILSASSLSNFKSSTSEDFSGWNRLTISDNLNNSQTLYFGSHETVRSINMYDLPPLPPDGLFDVRFGSQRNIEIIPSNFFSRISLPIEIQSNSNSLKMDWNIFDETSVYSLAISDRQEVEITGNGYTSISYSISHISLKIDRNNPVAPLSFQLEQNYPNPFNPITNIKYQISKIEFVTLNIYDILGKEVTTLVNEVKQPGEYPVSWNAEGLPSGIYFCIISAGKYVDIKKMLLIR from the coding sequence ATGCCTAAAAGAATTATTCAATTCTTAATAACCTTAAGCTTTTTCATTCTTCCGTTCGTTGAGATTGTAAAAGAAGAGAAGCAGTGCCCACTTGAGCATAATGAAAAATCCGGATTTACCGGTGCGATGAAAAGTTTTGAATGGTGGTATGCTCAACGCGCATTACCCGGAGAGATGATTCCTCAAAAAGCTTTTCAAAAAGGCGTTCAGCAAATTCAACAATTTAGGCAACTTAATAAATTATCACCGCGATCGGTAAATAGTATAGAGCCATGGAAGGCATTGGGTCCATATAACATCGGTGGAAGAATTCTCGCTCTTGCAATCGATCCGCGAAATTCAAATATAATTTGGGCTGGTTCTGCAAGCGGAGGACTTTGGAAATCGACACAGGGTGGCATCGGCTCGGGTGCTTGGAGTTATATCAATACAGGTTTTAACACATTATCAGTTAGTGCAGTAGCATTAAATCCTTTAAATCCTGATGTAATGTTTATTGGAACCGGTGAAATAAGTTTGTACTTCCGTCCTTTAATTGGAACTCCCGGCGCTCGTGCATCTTACGGTATGGGAATTTTAAAATCAACCGATGCAGGAATCTCTTGGAACCAAACAGGATTAACTTGGATATTCCCAGAAATAACCGCTGTTCAAAAGATTGTTATTAATCCTCTCAATCCCAACACAATTTTTGCTGCAACAAGCGAAGGTGTATTCAAATCAGTAAATGCGGGTTCATCATGGATCCGATCCGATACTATTTTGATGGCAATGGATTTAGTAATGAGTCCGGCAGACACAAATCATTTGATTGTTTCGCACGGTAATTTGAACTCGTCTCCGAATCCAGGTTTATATAAAACTACAAATGGCGGATCATCCTGGTTTCAATTAACCAACGGTCTTCCTGCGGTTAATTTCGGACGGACATCGCTTTCTTACGCTCCCTCTAACTCTTCTATTATCTATGCCGGAATTTCGAATGCTTCAACAGGCAGCATTCTTGGATTGTACAAATCTACCGATAATGGAAACAGTTGGAGTTTAAAGTCAACCGTAAACTTCGTCGGTTCGCAAGGATGGTATGATAATGTAATATCTGTTCATCCGAATAATCCCGATTCAATTTATTGCGCCGGACTTGATATATACCTATCCACAAACGGCGGCGGCATGCTCAGCAACATATCAACTTATGTTGTTCATGTGGATCATCACGCAATCGCATTTGATCCATTTAATCCGAGAGTTGTTTATTATGGAACCGATGGCGGTATCTTCAAAACTTCCGATGGTGGTGCATCTTTCTTGAGTTGTAATTATGGATTGCAGACTACTCAATTCTATCCGGGATTCGCGAACTCGCCGCAAGATTCAAATATTGCCATAGGAGGACTTCAGGATAACGGCACGCTTAAATATTGGGGATCTCCATATTGGTTCGATATATTTTATAATGACGGTGGCTGGTGTGGAATAGATCCGACAGATAAAAACATAATGTATTTTGAATATCAATATTTAAATCTTTACAAATCAACTCAAGGCGGAAGCGCGGCATTTCCGATTGTAAACGGTCTTGCCTATGGATCGAACAATGCGAATTTCATTGCACCTTTTATAATCGCTCCTTCATCCCCGAATATTTTGTATGCCGGAAGCAGGAATGTTTACAAGACTGTAAACGCAGGAACGAACTGGTTTGCTTCTAATGGTCAAGCTACACTTAACGGTACGAATATCGCTTGCATCGGAGTTTCCCCAGTGAACGCTGATTATGTTATTGCCGGAACCGGTACCGGCGCACTTGGTGCGACTCCGAGGTTTGAAATATTCTCCAGTAGCAATGGCGGGTCTGCGTGGACAAATGTAACTAAGCGGTTGAATGGAACCGATAGTTTACCTAATCGCTATCCCACAGATATTGAATTCGATCCTTCGGATAACTGTACAGCATATCTTACATATTCCGGTTATGGAACACCGCATATATTTAAAACAACTGACCTTGGAATAGTTTGGAAAAATATTTCAGGTAATCTACCGGATATTCCGCATCAGGCAATCTTTGTTGATCCGGAAGCACCTGAAAATTTATACGTAGGAACCGACTTGGGCGTTTTTCATTCGTCTGATGATGGAGTTACGTGGGAAGAATATAACGATGGTATGCCCCCTGCAATGGTGTTGGATTTAACAATCTCAAAAGCCAACAATAAACTCCGTGCTTCCACATTCGGGAACGGGGTGTACGAACGCTCTATGATTCGTCAGCCAAAGTTATCTCTCACCTATCCGAATAGCGGTGAAATTTTCGCAGGAGGTTTTGCTGAATCAATTACCTGGAAGCAACGATTTCTAGAACAAGTAAAACTTGAATTTTCATCGAACAACGGCATAAACTGGACATTGATTGCAGATAATATTCCGGCTCAACAACAAAGTTTTAGCTGGACGCCACCTGATACATCAACGACTGAAGCTCTGATACGAATTGTTGATATGGATTCAGGATTACTGATCGATTCAAGCGATATGCCTTTTTCAATCATTATTAATCCGGATTATTTTAAAGGATGGAATCTTGTTTCCCTGAATCTTTCCGTTGCCGATCCGCGTGCAGAAACAGTTTTCCCGACAGCGGTATCCAAACCGTTTTCATTCAACAATAGCTATGTGCTAAGTGATTCACTCTTCAACGGACTTGGCTATTGGATAAAATTTTCGGAACCGCAATTTGTATCAATAACCGGAGATTCGATATTATCCGATACAATTGATCTGAAAGTCGGATGGAATTTGATTGGCTCAATTTCCAGGAATGTTCCGATTACTGACATACAGCAAATTCCTGATAGCATAGTAACATCCCGTTATTACGGATACAAATCATCTTATTCAGCAACTGACACATTAAAACCACGATATGGGTATTGGGTGAAATCAAAGTCAGAAGGTAAACTTATTTTATCCGCATCCTCACTATCGAATTTTAAATCATCAACATCAGAAGATTTTTCCGGATGGAATCGTTTAACGATCTCGGATAATTTAAACAATAGTCAAACACTTTATTTCGGTTCGCATGAGACGGTTAGAAGTATCAATATGTATGATTTGCCTCCCCTTCCGCCCGACGGTTTATTCGATGTACGATTTGGATCGCAGAGAAATATTGAAATAATTCCCAGCAATTTTTTTTCGAGAATATCTTTACCGATTGAGATTCAATCTAATTCTAACTCTCTGAAAATGGATTGGAATATTTTTGACGAAACATCAGTGTATTCTTTAGCCATCTCAGATCGACAAGAGGTTGAAATAACTGGCAATGGTTATACGAGTATCTCATATTCCATATCGCATATCTCTTTAAAGATTGATCGCAATAATCCAGTCGCTCCCCTTTCTTTCCAACTCGAACAAAATTACCCGAATCCCTTCAATCCGATTACAAATATCAAATATCAAATATCCAAAATCGAATTCGTAACGTTGAACATATATGATATTCTTGGTAAAGAAGTGACAACTTTAGTAAACGAAGTCAAGCAACCCGGAGAATATCCTGTGTCGTGGAATGCTGAAGGATTACCAAGCGGTATTTACTTCTGCATAATATCGGCAGGGAAATATGTTGATATAAAAAAGATGTTGCTTATCAGATGA
- a CDS encoding tetratricopeptide repeat protein — protein MKNYTIFALLAAIITLFFIFTGFQCSSQEMTSAKLYIQRQDWETAEKWLNQETEKNPTNAEAWWLLGNARMQRADFKKSLEAYDNCSKNSNEYDERISQAKKYIWGQSLNKGVGAYNQSLTDSTGKAPDFRKQALENYNIALSINPDTFITYQYIAIVHRADGNFENEISTLKEGMKHNAPSDLHISLINAYLQKAQAAEAKSNKQEAAVDYNNAISAILEARKLDPSNAELLTIMIDLYIRTGKADEAKPYIREAIAKDPSNKTYQYNLGVLLMQTDSLDEAITHFEAALQTDPNYDVALQNIGVAYLRIGDKMKQATQGQDMKKNVDKTYIEKFKKSVGYFEKLSEIKKDDPAVLDLLASAYANANMLKEAKAALEKADSLRKK, from the coding sequence ATGAAAAACTATACGATTTTTGCACTCCTTGCAGCTATTATAACCTTATTTTTCATCTTCACAGGTTTTCAATGCTCATCGCAGGAGATGACCAGCGCAAAACTTTACATCCAGAGACAAGATTGGGAGACCGCCGAAAAATGGCTCAATCAAGAAACAGAAAAAAACCCGACTAACGCCGAAGCATGGTGGCTTTTGGGAAATGCTCGTATGCAACGTGCTGATTTTAAAAAATCTCTCGAAGCGTACGATAATTGCTCGAAGAACAGCAATGAATATGACGAGAGAATTTCACAAGCCAAAAAATATATTTGGGGTCAATCACTCAATAAAGGTGTGGGTGCTTACAATCAAAGTCTTACAGATTCCACAGGGAAAGCTCCAGATTTCAGGAAGCAAGCACTCGAAAATTACAATATCGCGTTGAGCATTAATCCTGACACATTCATTACCTATCAGTACATCGCTATTGTACACCGTGCTGATGGAAATTTTGAAAATGAAATTTCAACTTTGAAAGAAGGAATGAAACATAACGCTCCTTCCGATCTTCACATTTCACTTATAAATGCTTATTTACAAAAAGCACAAGCTGCGGAAGCAAAAAGCAACAAACAAGAAGCAGCTGTTGATTATAACAACGCGATTAGCGCCATCTTAGAAGCACGTAAATTAGATCCTTCCAATGCTGAACTGTTGACTATAATGATAGACCTTTATATCCGCACCGGTAAAGCTGATGAAGCTAAACCCTATATTCGTGAAGCTATCGCAAAAGATCCGTCGAATAAAACTTATCAGTACAACCTCGGTGTTCTACTCATGCAAACCGATTCACTTGATGAGGCGATAACTCATTTCGAAGCAGCTTTACAGACCGATCCCAATTACGATGTTGCACTTCAGAATATCGGCGTTGCTTACCTTCGAATAGGCGATAAGATGAAACAGGCAACTCAAGGGCAGGATATGAAAAAGAATGTTGATAAAACATATATTGAAAAATTTAAGAAGTCAGTCGGATATTTTGAAAAATTATCTGAAATTAAAAAAGACGATCCTGCTGTTTTAGATTTGTTAGCATCAGCGTACGCGAATGCGAATATGTTGAAAGAAGCAAAAGCGGCACTTGAGAAAGCCGACTCTCTCAGGAAGAAATAA
- the icd gene encoding NADP-dependent isocitrate dehydrogenase produces the protein MQVPSNGQKISISGGKLNVPDNPIIPFIEGDGTGADIWRASVRVMDAAVQKAYNGKKKIAWMEVYAGEKSFKQFNTWLPDETVTAFRDYLVGIKGPLTTPIGGGIRSLNVALRQLLDLYVCLRPVQYFQGVPSPVKKPEAVNMVIFRENTEDIYAGIEFVAGSPEAQKVLDFFGKEFPDMFKKIRFGTNAKVNDWLRAIGRPDESNVKVGVGLKAVSAHGSGRLVRAAIQYAIDQKRKSVTFVHKGNIMKYTEGAFRDWGYELAEKEFGGKVYTWMHWEKTKKDKGEDTANAEQKSALASGKILIKDAIADITLQQVLTRPDDFDVIATLNLNGDYLSDALAAQVGGIGIAPGGNINYVSGHAIFEATHGTAPKYADLDKVNPGSVILSGEMMFRHLGWLEAADLIIKGLNGAIKSKYVTYDFARLMEGAKEVKCSEFGDVIIKNM, from the coding sequence ATTCAGGTACCCTCAAATGGCCAAAAGATCTCTATCAGTGGCGGGAAATTAAATGTTCCCGATAATCCAATCATTCCGTTTATAGAAGGTGACGGAACCGGAGCCGATATTTGGCGCGCGTCCGTAAGAGTGATGGATGCGGCAGTCCAAAAAGCATACAACGGAAAAAAGAAAATTGCATGGATGGAGGTTTACGCGGGTGAAAAATCGTTCAAACAATTCAACACCTGGCTTCCCGATGAAACTGTTACTGCATTCCGTGATTACCTCGTCGGTATAAAAGGTCCCTTAACAACACCTATCGGCGGTGGAATACGGTCGTTGAATGTAGCATTAAGACAATTGTTGGATTTGTACGTTTGTCTAAGACCCGTTCAATATTTTCAAGGTGTTCCTTCTCCGGTGAAGAAGCCGGAAGCAGTTAATATGGTTATATTCCGTGAGAACACGGAGGATATTTATGCGGGAATAGAATTCGTGGCAGGTTCACCTGAAGCTCAGAAGGTTTTGGATTTCTTCGGAAAAGAATTTCCTGACATGTTTAAAAAAATCAGATTCGGAACAAATGCGAAAGTAAACGATTGGCTTAGAGCTATTGGGCGTCCAGATGAATCAAATGTGAAAGTCGGAGTAGGATTGAAAGCTGTATCGGCACACGGCTCGGGAAGGTTAGTAAGAGCAGCGATCCAATATGCGATAGATCAAAAGAGAAAATCGGTAACATTCGTTCATAAAGGTAACATAATGAAATATACCGAAGGTGCTTTCCGCGACTGGGGATACGAGTTGGCAGAGAAAGAATTCGGTGGAAAAGTTTATACCTGGATGCACTGGGAAAAAACAAAGAAAGACAAAGGAGAAGACACGGCGAATGCAGAGCAGAAATCAGCGCTCGCTTCTGGGAAGATCTTGATTAAAGATGCGATTGCGGATATCACACTTCAGCAGGTATTAACCCGTCCCGATGATTTTGATGTGATTGCAACGTTGAATCTAAACGGAGATTATCTTAGTGATGCTCTTGCAGCGCAAGTCGGCGGAATCGGTATTGCACCGGGTGGAAATATAAATTATGTAAGCGGACACGCGATCTTCGAAGCCACACACGGCACAGCGCCAAAATATGCCGATCTTGATAAAGTGAATCCGGGTTCGGTTATCCTAAGCGGTGAAATGATGTTCCGTCACCTTGGCTGGCTTGAAGCGGCTGATTTGATAATAAAAGGATTGAACGGAGCTATAAAATCGAAATATGTTACATACGATTTCGCACGTCTGATGGAAGGGGCAAAGGAAGTAAAATGCTCTGAGTTCGGCGATGTGATAATCAAAAATATGTGA
- a CDS encoding D-sedoheptulose 7-phosphate isomerase — MAHLPLTLLHRQKYVQDQLNESAETKKKIFDSCTGEILKAVDIIMKAFNDKKKLLICGNGGSAADAQHIATEFVIRMTKANRPALPAIALTTDTSMLTAGGNDIGFENVFARQVEALGNKGDVLLAISTSGKSVNVNLAIAEAKRRGMTVIGLLGKDGGSSKEIVDVSIIIPSNDTQRIQEGHITTAHIICGIIENEMFG, encoded by the coding sequence ATGGCACATTTACCTTTAACACTCTTGCATCGACAGAAATATGTTCAGGATCAACTGAATGAGAGTGCTGAAACGAAAAAGAAAATCTTCGATTCTTGCACAGGGGAGATCCTAAAAGCCGTCGATATAATCATGAAAGCATTCAACGATAAGAAGAAACTACTTATCTGTGGAAACGGCGGTAGTGCGGCAGATGCTCAGCACATAGCAACCGAGTTTGTCATTCGTATGACGAAGGCAAATCGACCTGCATTGCCCGCAATAGCTTTAACAACCGATACATCGATGTTGACAGCAGGTGGTAACGATATCGGATTCGAGAATGTTTTTGCTCGCCAGGTTGAAGCTCTTGGGAATAAAGGCGATGTTTTGCTTGCAATCAGTACAAGCGGGAAATCTGTAAATGTAAATCTCGCAATTGCAGAGGCAAAAAGACGCGGTATGACGGTTATTGGATTGCTTGGAAAAGATGGAGGTTCATCAAAAGAGATAGTGGATGTATCCATCATTATTCCCTCGAACGATACACAGCGAATACAAGAAGGGCATATTACAACTGCTCATATCATTTGTGGGATCATCGAAAACGAAATGTTTGGTTGA